TAATTGTTGTACTGATCCAAGGCTGTCATCCTTTGgagataaaaaaacaacaacatgtgcacgcacgcgcgcgcgcgcacacacacacacacacacacacacacacacacacacacaatccacgcatgcacacacaatccacgcatgcacacacacacagacacatacatgtgaACACTACGCGttcacacacatgcacacacacactcatgcacacacacacacacacacacacacacacacacacccattcACCATCAAATTTAACATGTCAACTATGTAACCTTAAAATAAGTTAATCTTGTTTATGATGGAATTAGTTTTTCTTTAGTCTGTTAATTCTGCTTTTCATGTTGTTATGTTACAAAATTTGTTCCATATTATTACTTATCCTCACTCTGTAATTACCTACAAAATATTCTTAATTGCACTTCTGTGAACACAATCCAGAATCTAGTCTAATAGTAATATGATGTACAAGACAATTAATTAAGTGGTACTCAAGCTTCAACTTAACTTCTTTTTAACCATTCCCATTACTTTTCATCATGACACTTAATATGACAAAAATTATaacaatatgttgtttttttgttatttacagAGGAAATTCCTGACAACACACTCAaagttacatttcaaaatattgacaaaaagaGGGTAAGTAGCAAGGTGAATTAACTGTATCTAGGCAAACATTCTCATAGCATTTCAAGTGTATCATTTTGCATGAAAGTGCGGGAGTTATAAATAGACCAAATGATGAATTCCTATAGTTTGTAATTATTGAACCAATATCAATTGTCCATTATCTAATTACCTTGTGGTAAGCTATCACCATAGTAACTGACATGGTTTACTGGAAACAAACACAGAATGCTAAAAAGTTTAAGACATTCCAAGATACAGAggtcagtgtttttgtttaatGTTGGAGGTAAAAAATGGCTGTGTTTCCCCATTGAgtgtatggtaattttgtttgggaacccaggtaaaatgacatgggaaccctgttggtagattttacctacttactgcccttagcaaaaacactgtaggTCCTAGAGTTAGAACATTCACgaataattgtttttaaatgcTCAGTAATATCGCATGCCCAGACATGTATAAACATACACACCGTACTTGTCATACTAATTATTTAAACACACAGACATTCACAAAGTTTATttaaggggcacaagctgaagGTTTTGCTACATATTTCAACCATACTTGCAGTATTTTACTTACTGTTTAAGCATACTTAatcaccacttgcaattgactgaattcaaaaccatagaccctcatTGGAGGGTCTGTGCTCAAACCAAGTATGAATATATAACCCATAAATGATCcgataatgtacatgtaatttatgataaatgtatgtaccaaaaaaATGTACTATGCAGTTGACtcttctaacaatgccagaagacaatcataaTGATTGTTATAACTATAAATATTCAATTGTCTCTTGAGTAAATTGAAAGATTATAAATTCGGCTTGTGCTACTGTAAAAAGAATGACAATCTTCTAGATATTGTTTAAGACATTCTGCACTGTACAGAAGTATGAATACTAGTTGAATGTTTacagttacattgtaaatgttgatCAATATCTGATCTCTAAacatacactatacatgtagaacattgTAGAGATACACAGAGACTACTGAATGTTTGCTACTGTTACTAACAACTTACAGGTATGTCTTCACTGATAGCTGTAGggtaaaataatacatacaaataagaATTTCGCATATTAGTAGATATCTTTTGTACAATTTCACATCCTCGACCATTCTCATATTGAAATGACTGGTtctttaacaaaatatattttaatcctTGGACAAAATGTCATAATTTCTCATtttgtatatgaatatatattttcttctcCACATCGCACTAATTTATTCATCATGTTCGTCTTTCATTCTGGACTATCAAATTGCACTGTTCAGATATTTTAtcttctaattttttttttttttttttttttacatataatgtgtttttatgtttttatctTCCATCTTGTAAACTAAAACCTAAAAGCTgtgccttttttttttatcttgtttgTATCTAAAGTCTGACATGGTACAAAGGTAAAATttgatttgtgtttgaaatgtCAATAAAAACAATGCTGTAATCAAGACGGTTGACAGGCCTTGATGAGAAATACTGTTACAGAAAATAGAATAAGTTAGATTGTCAGAGTGGTTCTTTGTTCGTCTGGGTTTTTTTTGAATTTGCTATTTCACAATTTGCCTGGATTCTATAAATTATGTAAGAAGTCAGATTTGTTTGATGAACATCAAAGTACCTTTACTGTTTGTTGAATAAACTGATGATCCGTTAATACTCTGGTAGACTGAGCgctagtaataataataataataatgataatgttggtGTTTATATAGCCTTTCCCACtctgctcaaagcactttacacaATTagtacccctggcacggatctctGGCAACACAACGGCCCtgtatacttcctcaactccccggagagcatacaatccattgtagcCTTTATAAGTACATAAGATTAAAGCactcacattgcaacctctatcctacaaggtccccagttatacaccTGGGTTGGCtaaggcacaatcatggttcaaatcttgcccaaggagtTTAgcaattcagaaacaaacaacaccaaTGGCGCTCAaactgcaacctgcagattcaaagctgGCCAAtctaaccatttgcccatcatgactcccAGTTCAGTCACAGAGTCCTTTTAATTAGTTCATAAATTAATGGTTGAATTATATCTTAATCTTAATTCCTACTTTCAATTCAAGCCATCATTTGATTGGAATATTCCAgattaaaatttgaattatttatatttccATCACCAAATATTCATCACTTTAGCTGGAATAAACTTCCTTTGTTATGTTAACATTTTGTTGCCTTGGCAACACAGTATGACAGCTATCTAAATGAGTTCCTGTCACTCGTCAATACAAATAGTTTATATCCCATGACAAAAGAATGAATGTGAAATTAATATCTTTGAATTAGTGAAtaataatccatatttatctatttttgttCATATATAAGAAGTAATAGAATTTCTACGAAAGACACAAAAAGGATTGAAATAATGTGAGATTTGGCAACGCTCTTGTTATTAGAATGTATGCATTTTGAGTACTTAATTTTGAACCAATAACATAATTTGAGAAGCTTTTGAACCAATAACATAATTAGATAAGCTGAGAGCTTatgactgcaaactgtcagttttATGAACtctatatcatcatcattattatacatgtatcatgtatgtatgtatgtatgtatgtatgtatgtatgtgtgtatgtgtgtgtgtgtgtgtgtgtgtgtatgtatgtatgtatgtatgtatgtatgtatgtatgtatgtatgtgtgtgtgtgtgtgtgtgtgtgtgtatgtatgtatgtatgtatgtatgtatgtatgtgtgtgtgtatgtatgtatgtatgtatgtatgtatgtatgtatgtatgtatgtatgtatgcattgttTGAAATTAATCAGCATGTGCTTTAATTGTAAAACTGATATCcgtaaaatgtgttttaatataaaataaaaacagttaTGTTAGATTAAAGGAGTAGATAGAAACATGAGAATTTATGATTTACCCCACTGTTGTTAtaacaactacatttgtatatagataCCCCAGTACAGTTGTTACCATATGTGTAAAGTTTATGAGTTGACAGTCAATTTCAGTGTGCATCTTAACAAGTTTGTGCAGTTTCATTGATTGTTAAAATTCTCTGTAGGGATGGggtaagggggaggggtttataaaaaaaaaagtaagttGAGCAAAACAGgattttaacaaatttgttaacattttcattaaagtGGTCATAGGGATGAGAAACAGGTATTTATCTGGaaattttaattgataaaacaaaccTACTTACTACTACATTTTTCTACTAGGTTTTAATAGtaggaaatacaatgtaaaataacatatatcaagtccttgtttgtaactcaataaattgcaaaatattgaaaaaaaattgtaaagtgtttgttattgtacatgcaataacaaacttttcacacacTTTTtagtcttttgcaatttattgagttacaatcaTGGATTAGTATTTCTTAGTAGAAAAATATAGTAAGGTTATTtatttgacaaattaaaaaaatccaaaatagatacctatgatttcaatgatttgtcgacatccatatggccacttgtTAAGTTAAAACTGTCCTGTCAACtgaatttcaaaacaaaggGTTTCCATTAATGAAACAAGAGTCGCGTTTATCATGTAGTACAACCAACCACGGTAATACCACACTTTAAATGTTAACCACTACATCCTATTGCagtttttcatttaaaaaaagacgATAGGTAATGAATTCACATAAAAGGCATTTAACTGTAAATGCTATCAGTATCAGTCAAAATAGCATTATGTTGGTAGTCAATAATAACctgtttttgtgtatgtgttgatAAGTAAAAAAAGGTGCAGACCTAGGCGTAGTCTGTGAACTGACCTATCAAGAAATGACTTGCATTGACACTATCAACCTTATGACTCCATTTacagtatgtgtttgtatggcgctgttgtcatgacaaccattTATCAATCTCTGCTGTGCATTCTGTGTTAGTGTTTGTATTCAGGGTGTCTACAGTACAGAACTATTATCTCACTGGAATAAAAATCAATCACTCAAACatggtgtgaatatatatatatatatatatatatatatatatatatatatatatatatatatatatatatatatatatatatatatctttatatatatatatatatatatatatatatatatatatatatatatatatatatttgtgtatagGCACCTTTTTaatgtttcaaatatttgtacaaagtgGAAATTATATACATGCATCACAGGAAATTCATGGCAGATCGAtgtcaataaaatatacaattctaattatttattcataccATATGGATGACATGTAACAGGAAAAAACGattgataaaattgtttgttttatgtaactCCTGCAGGGTAATGGAAAACATCAAACCTGGTATAAACTGACTTGGGGTGGGGTGTCAACCCAATTGTATAAAAGGCTATTGACCTCTTCATAGCCTTACTCTAAAGCTAAATCACAGTTGCACACTttcatgtatataatattaatgtattgTGTAGCCAAGCCAATTTACCAAACTGTTTTTATGTCTAACAATTATTCCCAGTTCATTCAATTAAACCATACAATTTTGTGCTGCTGAGCATATGCACCTGGAATTTAAATTTCCTAATCAGTTAATTGCTTTGTATAATTATACAGTTGTTCATGTCATTTAAAAAGAATTTTGGACGGATGCATCTAATTCAGTGTTTTTTGCTTAAGGATATGAGAGACCCTGTAGTGTAAGAAAGGCTGAAAAATATGGTAGAATTGTATGTAACTataattttaccaaaataaatttaattaaaattggACAACACAGACCACTCTTTATGAAATGCCTGCAATGACCTAGAATAGGAAACATTAAAGTTCTCTCAATATTGGTACCCAATGAAAAGAAAACACCTAAATAGTAACTGTTTTATGTTATACTTCAGTGATTATAACCCTTGAGAATTGAAGAGAtagataaatattttgttttacctACTTTAAGTTTTATTACAGTGATATAAATTATCTAGTTAGATTGTTCACTTTTTCATTGTTCTCTCTTTAAACTTGGTACATTTGATTAAGAAGGCATTTCAAAGCTGATATTTCTTGAGCGACACCGTGAAGTACGGTGCAATAAAAGAAGCCATGGTTTACAAGGATGTTAAGAGGGATACTGAAcccatttttaatttcattaagCCTCTCATGTCTGAACATATGTTTATATGAAGAACTGAAGAACCATCAGTATTGTTCTTAACGAGCAGGTCCCTACTGGTAGCGGAAAAACTAATAgccctggtttgcgagaatgtgaaGAACATGATGAACTCCAtagtacattttacatgtagtgAAATATACCAACTTGAAGGCATCAATGTTTTGTTTAGGTACATTGTGTAGTTTGCGATTGTGTTTTCACAGACATTTGTGTGCCATTGTTCAATCCTGTGTACCTGTATTCTATACAGGATTACATTAAACCCTAAACAATGGCCATGAAATCTATCATGTTGAAACCACAATTAGGATTACTGTTTGGAGGTGTAACCCTGCagtaaaaatgtacaggaacacAATATGTACACTACACATATTTTTCTGCCGGAGGGTGTCGGTATTCAAATCTGGCAAGGCCCCTCCTATTCCCTCCAGAATTTTAATTCATGTTTTTTTCCTTGAGATAGTCTGTTTCACACTTTATTTAAGTTACTTAAAGTGGCCACAAGCTTATTGTAAGCATATTAcccaagtgaaaatacttaaacaaACCACATTCCGGGATAttattgttttttaatgtcGATGACATCTTctataacatatttacaaattgtcttctggcatggtTAAACAGTTTATTGCATAGTAtgaatttcctgaacattttttgatatatatgataaattatgtcctAGGATCGTTTATGGGTTATattttaataccaggtttgagttcaatcaagtggtgcttcagtaagtacaatactgccAGTAACTTTTAATTAAATACTCAGCAAGAGTATTCCAAAATCTGTAAAAATTTAGCTTTTGTCCCTTTAATtggtgtaatttttcatacccACATGTATATCTTTATAGTATTCTGTCTTTTACATGTGTTGATCCCACTGATAATATTTAAACCAGTATGCAATTATACTTCATTTAGTAATGATGTAAACTCTGATTAGGCTGTAATAGCGAAAACAAGATAAAATTTCccacattgaaaataaaaaagtatgaTGACTTAAAAATTAGCTCAGTAAAGAGATCAAAGGATGTTATTCCCAAACGCCAAGTTGTTTGGACCATGTATATCCTATTTTACCATATTAGTCCTTCATCTAACATTGTTTTCTACACACACTGCAAACATAATTAGCATGTCTCACTCTACACTGCTAAGCTGTAAACAATATACACATGTTGTAACTATAGTACCAGTACTTGGACAACTTAACAGTTCACAGTTACATAACTATACTTACTGAAAGCCATATAGAAGTATTGtggaatttttaaaatttacacttaGCCTTCCATAAATTTATAGTATCAAGATCTTTGTTTTTGTACATCAGAAATTTCAAGCAAGACAATTGCCAATGGacttgatgaaatatttatatatttatatctgtctgtcatatacatgtatacatatatgtatgttataagTCGTTTCTCAGAGTTTCAAGCTTCTTCAGCGATCATCAGGATCAAATTCTTGGTTGTTTTTTTGTCTGTTCTttggattaagtctataatgctctgctattaatattgcatcgagCTCTGTTCTCTCCAGGGAGAcacttatatatgtatataaactcagtatatcatatatgtatttatgtctatactggagtaaacagtgctcaatacatatgtatgtagagcggtataaataacacagtatcaagtaatTCTACTAATAAGTattcttacttgatactgtaatAAGTATTAAGTATAAATATCAAGTAATAAGTATTACAGTAGTACAGTGTATTAGCCTCAGAACACATGACAAAttaagaacaaaacaaatacaaaaaaatgtatatcaatTACAAAGTTCAAATAAACACTGGAAAAACACACTGCATGTACTTTTTTCTTGTCGATTAAATTTGTTAATTTAATGTAATTATGTACCAGTTGCCGATTCAGTTAGTATAAATTATCAGATCAAATAACAAGCCTTAGCTTTTGGTCTTTTAGCATTAATTACATTTAGTTTGTGTATACAGGattttttactttatccttGGTTGATTTTTCTTCAATTGCCTGCTGTTGTCTTGTCAATCAGTCTGTTATTGAGTTAGTTGGtccattttttttcagtaattttaattcattcaaggtcatttagacaaaataaaaGTATTGATTATAATATGTCTTTTATTGTAATGAAATTAAACCATTTATACCatagacttgtattataattatgtaatactaTTGAATGGATTGATTTGTAAGCTTGAAGGACATGGCTTGATATTCAAgctgcactagttgtaacttggacatttttaaaaaaaaggtcaGATATAAGAAGATTTAATAAAAATCgtaatattgtaatttgtacaccATTGCTCAGGATTGAATCATCTAACATATttatgtagcagtacacatataTCCTATCAAATACACACCTACAAATCAGCACCCCGGCTTATGAATCATAATTTGAACCAGTATTTAATTTACTATACTAATAAcaatagataaaatagacctctaattgacatgtgcAAATGAAATCTGTTATTAGAACCTTTTATTTTAAGTAATTAATAGAAAATACATGTCAATTtatatacacaaatgtacaaataacaaCATGCCTGAAGTCCTGGACTGGTTTAGAGGCCTTTTATAATAATACTAGTTAATATTTCCTCCTAAAATACATCTTTAGAATTACTTTGAAAAAGGAAAATATAAGTAGTATATTATAAAAAGCCTCCAAAGAAGTGCTAGACTAAaggtaatttattttttaatattggCATTACTTTCtatttattatataaaatacaacacaCCTGAAGTCCAGGACTCAGGTGTACTGGCTTTTCACAAGATGTGAGTTCATATTTTTCTCTTTCAAAGTAATTCTAAAGATGTATTTTATGTCTTTTTACTTATTTTTCAGTGGTCAAAAGATGGATCTGGTGCAATATTTCGTGATGAGGTAACCAATCTGACAAACTCTCACTGTTCACAAGTACCAGCGGACTGTTCATTGAATAGTTATAATGATACCATGTAAGTTACTCCAGTTAATTCTATAAAGAACTAATATATAGTCTCAATATAGTAtttaatttaacttttgttccaaacacaactttgaaaattttacctaaAATTCGAACCAACCAGTAATATTTAACAATACATtatacagctgttttgactaaTTCTAATGAACCagtaatatttaataaattatattatacacCTGTTTTGACAAATTCTAACCAACCAGTAATAtttaataatacattatacacatgTTTTGACTAATTCTAACCAGCaagtaatatttaataataCACTATACACATGTTTTGACTAATTTTAACCAACCAGTAATATTTGACCATATACACAGTCTGTTTTGACTCATTCTAACCAACCagtaatatttaataataacaattatacACCTGTTTTGACTTATTCTAACCAACCagtattttccatttttttcttccaGTCCATTTACAACAAGTAACGTCATCCTTGATCCTAGTTATCCCAAAGAAATCCTAGGAAATGATCTGGAAATGAAGTTCTATGTGACCTTGGCTGGTCAAACAGATATCAGACCTGCTGGCACAGACCATGTCATTGGTATTGAAACTTTAAAAGGTATGATACATTTTTTCACTATCTTTTTGAAATTAAAGGTATGTATTAGGCAGAATGGTCCAGCCATTGCGTCCACGTATGTAAATACTCGTTACCCACGTTGATTGTATTACATAGTGGAAACGATGCCTGGATCTTTCGATCAGGCTAGGTACATCCAAAGGTTTTAGAGCTTCATGTTTTCCCCTAATTCATGTAAAAACTACATGAACAATTGTTTttatcaaactacatgtatttatatatttttgaatttataaaattatattaaaggtacttatatatgtaatgtgaaaacaatgcaatgacataatttatcagaGCAGacaaattacatcatcaaacaGTGATAACCAATATTGCGTAAGATTTATCCGTCCTCATGAAAGGTCAATGTACTATAAATGATttttgacataatttatcaGAGTAAAAACATTATATGATTGAAACAGTACATGTGCTGTATGAATTGCATcgctaattaaaaaaaaaccccacatgCACAAAGTACTTCAGATTATAATGTTAAATAATCTTATGACAGCTAGAACCCCAAAACGTGCAATTGTGGGGTGTACATCATATAATTGGGGTATTTGCAGGAGGGCTTGCAGTGTTCCCAGTGTTCATCTGTATGCAGGTATAATTATTATGTTTTCGGTATAGCACATACTGCAGCACAAATTCTGCTAGtaactggtgcaagtaatcagtGATGCATATTAATGGGATGGAATAATTTGTATGACAGTGGTAAATGTTCATCATTTTTCATTACTCTGCAGACATTTTGATATCTGGTCAAGAGAGATTACAGGATGTACTGGGTTACCAACTGATGTATGTTGGTAGTACACTTGTACTGCCCCCTATAGATCATACTATGGATATCATCATGATACCGATAACATTCTGTTTACTGCTGATTGTTATTCTTATTGCTGTTATACTCTTTTGCTGCCAGTGAGTATCACTTCTGTTTTAATaaggaaaaataaaacaaaaatgtgtgtttctgataacccaatTGACCCCCTAGTCTAAGCCACCAACCCTAAACACtttttaaacattcaaaacgaAAAGATAAGAAAtcctttccccagtgatgtctgtacatagttcatcaaactatcacagaaggggtattctgacctaGAGATAAAATACGATTTTCAAAAATCCTGACTTGCCTACCCTATTCTCTgaggtcatgttatcggaaacacacatgCAGTTATCATTTTGctgaatatgtatataaaatatgcaGTTGATTAAAGTACATCTCAAGAATCCTTACCACCACCATTTGATAGGTATGTAAGTGTCAGCTTGATGTTAACACAAAGATAGACTATGTGATTGTGTATACTGAGTATTGAGTATATTGAGTAGTTACTGTTGATTGCAAGGGATCGGTATACTTAAGTGTTGAATGATATATCTATCTATTTCAACATGGAATACCAGTGTTATAGAAAATGTCTTGGTTGATGAATGAATTAATTCATTAactgaatgagtgagtgagtgggtgggtgggtgggtgggtgggtgggtgagtgagtgagtgagtgagtaaatgAGGAAATGATTGAAttggtgattgattgattgattgtttgactgactgactgactgactgactctgtctgtctgtctgtctgtctgtctgtctgactgactgattgactgactgactgactgactgacttattgcttgcttgattgattgattgattgattgattgattgactgattgattaactgactgacttactgattgactgactgactgagtacAGGTGTAATAATTGAATTTGTGactgattgtttgattgattgattgattaaccgattgattgattgattgattgattgattgattgattgatagattaaaTTAATGTTTATTGAATAATCATATGTTTCTTCAATTATTTTACAGCTCACGAGAGGAAAACAATGAATTTGAACAGATAAGAAAAAGCAGCAAAGTAAGTCCATCACCTAGTAGTATGGAAGAAGGCCAGAAGGATCCTGCTACAAATACAACATATaagacaaagaaagaaagaaagaaaaaagtgaaaaagccTAAACATGATTCTGGTCACAGTGGTGAAGATAACGACGGCTATGCACTTACACCTAGAGGAGAACCTGAAaaagaatataatataaaaccACACAGTCCAGTCAAAAATGGTGAGAAGTTTAATTCAATCAAATATCATTTTCTCTGTTATTTTGCTAAATATAAGTAGAACATCATCTAATTGTGAggctagtacatgtacaatgcatctgtctgtctgtctgtctgtctgtctgtcgtgtctgtgtttgtctatCATGTGCATGTGTCTGAGTGTGTCTGTCTaaaatgtgcatgtgtgtgtctatcatgtgtctgtctatcatgtgtctgtctgtctgactgcctGTCTCTTCGTGTGTGGTATTCAATATAACCAGGATTTTCATTTGATTATAATCTGTTTTTGTCAAACttgtaaattacaaaaagatTGGAAGTACTGGTGTCTTACTCAGAAATATCATTCCCTTACAGGATCCAGCTATGACGATAACTTAGACATGAATAATTCAAAGCAATATAAAGAATATGATGGTAGTAAACATCTTGACACACAAGAACAGGAAGACCCCAAACATGCTGACCGCTACAATAGTGATGATCACGACCACAGTAGACGAcacaaaaagaagaagaagaagcacCACCGTGGTAGAAAACATCGCGATACAAGCTCAGAAACTGATCCAGAAGTTGGTTACACACAACTAGCCAGTGGCAGACTACCCCCATTATCAGAACCAGGTCTACCAA
This Glandiceps talaboti chromosome 13, keGlaTala1.1, whole genome shotgun sequence DNA region includes the following protein-coding sequences:
- the LOC144444460 gene encoding uncharacterized protein LOC144444460 — protein: MTALLLLLVCALPCAISMTLEEEIPDNTLKVTFQNIDKKRWSKDGSGAIFRDEVTNLTNSHCSQVPADCSLNSYNDTIPFTTSNVILDPSYPKEILGNDLEMKFYVTLAGQTDIRPAGTDHVIGIETLKDILISGQERLQDVLGYQLMYVGSTLVLPPIDHTMDIIMIPITFCLLLIVILIAVILFCCHSREENNEFEQIRKSSKVSPSPSSMEEGQKDPATNTTYKTKKERKKKVKKPKHDSGHSGEDNDGYALTPRGEPEKEYNIKPHSPVKNGSSYDDNLDMNNSKQYKEYDGSKHLDTQEQEDPKHADRYNSDDHDHSRRHKKKKKKHHRGRKHRDTSSETDPEVGYTQLASGRLPPLSEPGLPTTEL